The following are from one region of the Oryzias melastigma strain HK-1 linkage group LG22, ASM292280v2, whole genome shotgun sequence genome:
- the si:ch211-168d23.3 gene encoding BRD4-interacting chromatin-remodeling complex-associated protein isoform X2 — translation MMDVRRHADMEDEDGTCLLDVLCDPQALNDFLHGTNELQAEDLLINSASGEPSIFTDAPSPVSLLGDGGDSPGTPPAGCVDLSFLEEALLSSPEAAEDPRGAQVGPPAEEKNGEVEEEACDILQQSLQEAEITEQTMALEAGLAPPGDGLSLYPPTPLLSPPAVPFIPKPVTLPVTSALPRDTQTAVEPPQPSLLAVGPGCPSLKPAAPPQLMGLLPGNVFPAGAPEASFSLSPAQGSSMIIHKATGRPLITPAVRAPPAPGIVLQRAPLPIQPKLPISIQPRLVQISPKPPGQKAIPGLNFVPGTASPNILLSQAPSQKAAAAAPQAAQQLPKPVSLQLVNQGGSFVLQPQGLFQGQNQFLLPGQSPVTISQPAGAAQPLLNPSQQGTSFHSVAPSAGQLVDGPQILAVPQRQLNFGPVFTTPTGQLALRPATVLSGALQLQSAPTAVFQMPTQLAGTYTPGGAGQRATLLHSPALGNHITLINSSGVLPSDLTSISIVNGPSLYQGLPFATQAPAPQTGGADGQLSLQQASVVLLPERSGPEERSGPDETFHQLQQPFGAVVQHVSVQNRSAGLQSSPPPVVTALQPPPEPALDVPKLLMPPAEESALNQNQAFGQHLQEQALGSPIQPDLLVGTLEPLASPAISSKKATPLSCPPSAQADASPLPSEGEDLPLCSPTQDQDSGKPAAEPLPPSAPPPESSAPGPQDPSSHQHPASQSLIPQNQQQSGSAQIQTRPSSSQPMSLSHSPAPSVSVPQQQPTPTPAVPSKGGDESAVPQHNKPTAALVTESEAFTLDPPSPAAQEVPAQGGPEAPNQTIIELEDPEEEEKLTPAMRRHRFQQQLISDHRAVQNAVTRPAFASLKDAVRHLLPYHTCAGHLPTQEDFILVDEEFDSMSYFLLKRTKDMVNKYRQLLVKETQESPSAEMVMLERLFLQAERFSLAEDRRRARRDPETFMTALAVSSPHGCAGPSHPQSSGSPLSPPSWTRLSERPPGLKTYRSSSRGALRLTIKQESGSRKVVHNSACDPRFKRDHAGQLTNGGGAPNGALQLPNGALSGGSEGQRGPASKSKSPSPPSEPEDVFDPRDAPKLKRYRSETPPRPERRFSPLPPPLQEDSMLSEHLQSAIDSILELQRLQGPPAPRAAAGPSLDQAVTSILGGHL, via the exons ATGATGGACGTGCGTCGTCACG CTGACATGGAGGATGAAGATGGGACTTGTCTACTTGATGTTTTGTG TGACCCCCAGGCTCTGAATGACTTCCTTCATGGGACCAATGAG CTGCAGGCCGAGGACCTGCTCATTAACTCCGCCTCCGGGGAGCCCTCCATCTTCACAGACGCCCCG AGCCCCGTTTCTCTCCTGGGAGATGGCGGGGATTCCCCCGGCACGCCTCCAGCCGGCTGTGTGGATCTGTCCTTCCTGGAGGAGGCTCTCCTGTCCTCTCCGGAGGCTGCAGAGGACCCCCGTGGAGCGCAGGTCGGGCCCCCCGCCGAGGAGAAGAAcggggaggtggaggaggaggcctGCGATATTCTGCAGCAGAGCCTGCAGGAGGCTGAAATCACAGAGCAGACCATGGCTCTGGAGGCCGGTCTGGCCCCCCCAGGGGACGGGCTGTCGCtgtacccccccacccctctccTCTCTCCCCCCGCTGTCCCATTCATTCCCAAACCCGTGACCCTGCCCGTCACCTCAGCGCTGCCCAGAGACACCCAAACGGCCGTGGAGCCCCCCCAGCCCTCCCTGCTGGCCGTCGGGCCCGGCTGTCCCTCTCTGAAGCCTGCCGCCCCCCCCCAGCTGATGGGGCTGCTGCCTGGAAACGTGTTCCCCGCCGGCGCCCCTGAGGCCTCCTTCTCCCTGAGTCCGGCTCAGGGTTCCAGCATGATCATCCACAAGGCCACCGGCCGCCCCCTCATCACGCCGGCGGTGAGAGCCCCCCCAGCGCCAGGCATCGTCCTGCAGCGGGCCCCCCTCCCCATCCAGCCCAAGCTGCCCATCAGCATCCAGCCCAGACTGGTCCAGATCAGCCCCAAGCCTCCAGGCCAGAAAGCCATTCCTGGTCTCAATTTTGTCCCCGGGACCGCCTCTccaaatattttactctcccaAGCACCGAGCCAaaaggcggcggcggcggcaccCCAGGCGGCGCAGCAGCTCCCCAAACCCGTCAGCCTGCAGCTGGTCAACCAGGGCGGCTCCTTCGTGCTTCAGCCTCAAGGTCTCTTCCAAGGCCAAAACCAGTTCCTTCTTCCGGGTCAGTCCCCCGTGACCATCTCCCAGCCGGCCGGGGCGGCCCAACCCCTGCTGAACCCGAGTCAGCAGGGGACCTCCTTTCACAGCgtggcgccctctgctggccaGCTCGTGGACGGCCCCCAGATCCTGGCCGTACCCCAGAGACAGCTGAACTTCGGTCCCGTCTTCACCACGCCCACCGGGCAGCTGGCGCTCCGCCCGGCCACCGTGCTGTCAGGGGCCCTGCAGCTGCAGTCGGCCCCCACCGCCGTCTTCCAGATGCCGACGCAGCTGGCTGGAACCTACACCCCAGGAGGGGCGGGGCAGCGGGCCACCCTGCTCCACAGTCCTGCTCTGGGAAACCACATCACCCTGATCAACAGCTCGGGGGTGCTTCCCTCCGACCTCACCTCCATCTCCATCGTCAACGGCCCCTCCCTTTACCAGGGCTTACCTTTCGCAACCCAGGCCCCCGCCCCTCAGACCGGGGGGGCGGACGGACAACTGAGCCTGCAGCAGGCGTCTGTGGTTCTGCTGCCTGAAAGGTCCGGTCCAGAAGAGCGGAGCGGCCCAGACGAGACCTTCCACCAGCTGCAGCAG CCCTTTGGAGCCGTGGTCCAGCACGTGTCCGTCCAGAACCGCTCTGCAGGACTGCAGTCCTCCCCCCCTCCGGTCGTGACGGCCCTGCAGCCCCCTCCTGAGCCCGCTCTGGATGTGCCCAAACTCCTGATGCCTCCAGCAGAAGAATCGGCGCTGAATCAGAACCAGGCCTTCGGGCAGCACCTGCAAGAG CAAGCACTTGGTTCTCCCATCCAGCCGGACTTACTGGTCGGGACATTGGAGCCGCTGGCCTCCCCCGCCATCAGCAGCAAAAAGGCCACGCCTTTGAGCTGCCCGCCGTCTGCTCAGGCTGACGCTTCTCCGCTTCCCTCAGAGGGGGAAGACCTGCCGCTCTGCTCCCCCACGCAGGACCAGGactctggaaaaccagctgcAGAACCCCTTCCGCCgtcagccccgccccctgaaaGTTCTGCTCCTGGACCGCAGGACCCGAGTTCTCATCAGCATCCAGCATCCCAGTCCCTCATTCCTCAGAACCAGCAGCAAAGCGGGTCAGCCCAGATCCAGACGCGGCCGTCCTCTTCTCAACCGATGTCCTTGAGCcatagccccgcccccagcgTCTCGGTGCCTCAGCAGCAGCCGACTCCCACACCTGCTGTCCCCTCCAAAGGTGGAGACGAGTCTGCTGTCCCGCAGCACAACA AGCCCACAGCTGCCTTGGTCACAGAGAGTGAAGCCTTCACTCTTGATCCACCTTCTCCTGCGGCCCAGGAGGTCCCCGCCCAGGGGGGCCCTGAGGCCCCCAATCAGACCATCATCGAG CTGGAGGatcctgaggaggaggagaagctcACACCAGCAATGCGCAGACACCG gttccagcagcagctcatctCGGACCACAGAGCTGTGCAGAACGCCGTCACTCGTCCAGCGTTCGCCTCGCTGAAGGACGCGGTCCGACACCTGCTGCCGTATCACACATGTGCCGGTCACCTGCCCACCCAAGAGGACTTCATTTTAG TGGACGAAGAGTTCGACTCCATGTCCTACTTCCTGCTGAAGCGCACCAAAGACATGGTCAACAAATACAGGCAGCTGCTGGTGAAAGAGACGCAG GAGAGTCCGTCCGCGGAGATGGTGATGCTGGAGCGCCTCTTCCTGCAGGCCGAGAGGTTCTCTTTGGCTGAGGACAGGCGGCGAGCTCGGCGAGATCCAG aaaccttCATGACAGCTTTGGCGGTGTCGTCCCCGCATGGCTGCGCCGGCCCCTCCCACCCACAATCCTCCGGGAGCCCCCTATCCCCCCCATCCTGGACGCGACTGTCCGAGCGGCCCCCGGGACTGAAGACGTACCGCTCCAGCTCCCGCGGCGCCCTCCGGCTGACCATCAAGCAGGAGTCCGGATCCCGGAAGGTGGTCCACAACTCGGCCTGTGACCCCCGCTTCAAGAGGGACCACGCGGGTCAGCTGACCAACGGGGGCGGAGCCCCCAACGGCGCTCTTCAGCTGCCTAACGGAGCTCTGAGCGGGGGCTCTGAAGGACAGAGAGGCCCCGCCTCCAAATCAAAATCTCCCAGTCCCCCATCGGAACCAGAAGACGTCTTTGATCCCAGAGACGCCCCCAAACTGAAACGCTACCGGTCAGAAACCCCGCCCCGACCGGAGCGGCGCTTCAGCCCCCTGCCCCCCCCTCTCCAAGAGGACAGCATGCTGAGCGAGCACTTACAGAGCGCCATCGACAGCATCCTGGAGCTGCAGCGCCTGCAGGGCCCGCCCGCCCCCAGGGCCGCCGCCGGCCCCTCGCTGGACCAGGCCGTCACCAGCATCCTGGGGGGGCACCTGTGA
- the si:ch211-168d23.3 gene encoding BRD4-interacting chromatin-remodeling complex-associated protein isoform X1, whose translation MMDVRRHADMEDEDGTCLLDVLCDPQALNDFLHGTNELQAEDLLINSASGEPSIFTDAPSPVSLLGDGGDSPGTPPAGCVDLSFLEEALLSSPEAAEDPRGAQVGPPAEEKNGEVEEEACDILQQSLQEAEITEQTMALEAGLAPPGDGLSLYPPTPLLSPPAVPFIPKPVTLPVTSALPRDTQTAVEPPQPSLLAVGPGCPSLKPAAPPQLMGLLPGNVFPAGAPEASFSLSPAQGSSMIIHKATGRPLITPAVRAPPAPGIVLQRAPLPIQPKLPISIQPRLVQISPKPPGQKAIPGLNFVPGTASPNILLSQAPSQKAAAAAPQAAQQLPKPVSLQLVNQGGSFVLQPQGLFQGQNQFLLPGQSPVTISQPAGAAQPLLNPSQQGTSFHSVAPSAGQLVDGPQILAVPQRQLNFGPVFTTPTGQLALRPATVLSGALQLQSAPTAVFQMPTQLAGTYTPGGAGQRATLLHSPALGNHITLINSSGVLPSDLTSISIVNGPSLYQGLPFATQAPAPQTGGADGQLSLQQASVVLLPERSGPEERSGPDETFHQLQQPFGAVVQHVSVQNRSAGLQSSPPPVVTALQPPPEPALDVPKLLMPPAEESALNQNQAFGQHLQEQALGSPIQPDLLVGTLEPLASPAISSKKATPLSCPPSAQADASPLPSEGEDLPLCSPTQDQDSGKPAAEPLPPSAPPPESSAPGPQDPSSHQHPASQSLIPQNQQQSGSAQIQTRPSSSQPMSLSHSPAPSVSVPQQQPTPTPAVPSKGGDESAVPQHNKPTAALVTESEAFTLDPPSPAAQEVPAQGGPEAPNQTIIELEDPEEEEKLTPAMRRHRFQQQLISDHRAVQNAVTRPAFASLKDAVRHLLPYHTCAGHLPTQEDFILVDEEFDSMSYFLLKRTKDMVNKYRQLLVKETQQESPSAEMVMLERLFLQAERFSLAEDRRRARRDPETFMTALAVSSPHGCAGPSHPQSSGSPLSPPSWTRLSERPPGLKTYRSSSRGALRLTIKQESGSRKVVHNSACDPRFKRDHAGQLTNGGGAPNGALQLPNGALSGGSEGQRGPASKSKSPSPPSEPEDVFDPRDAPKLKRYRSETPPRPERRFSPLPPPLQEDSMLSEHLQSAIDSILELQRLQGPPAPRAAAGPSLDQAVTSILGGHL comes from the exons ATGATGGACGTGCGTCGTCACG CTGACATGGAGGATGAAGATGGGACTTGTCTACTTGATGTTTTGTG TGACCCCCAGGCTCTGAATGACTTCCTTCATGGGACCAATGAG CTGCAGGCCGAGGACCTGCTCATTAACTCCGCCTCCGGGGAGCCCTCCATCTTCACAGACGCCCCG AGCCCCGTTTCTCTCCTGGGAGATGGCGGGGATTCCCCCGGCACGCCTCCAGCCGGCTGTGTGGATCTGTCCTTCCTGGAGGAGGCTCTCCTGTCCTCTCCGGAGGCTGCAGAGGACCCCCGTGGAGCGCAGGTCGGGCCCCCCGCCGAGGAGAAGAAcggggaggtggaggaggaggcctGCGATATTCTGCAGCAGAGCCTGCAGGAGGCTGAAATCACAGAGCAGACCATGGCTCTGGAGGCCGGTCTGGCCCCCCCAGGGGACGGGCTGTCGCtgtacccccccacccctctccTCTCTCCCCCCGCTGTCCCATTCATTCCCAAACCCGTGACCCTGCCCGTCACCTCAGCGCTGCCCAGAGACACCCAAACGGCCGTGGAGCCCCCCCAGCCCTCCCTGCTGGCCGTCGGGCCCGGCTGTCCCTCTCTGAAGCCTGCCGCCCCCCCCCAGCTGATGGGGCTGCTGCCTGGAAACGTGTTCCCCGCCGGCGCCCCTGAGGCCTCCTTCTCCCTGAGTCCGGCTCAGGGTTCCAGCATGATCATCCACAAGGCCACCGGCCGCCCCCTCATCACGCCGGCGGTGAGAGCCCCCCCAGCGCCAGGCATCGTCCTGCAGCGGGCCCCCCTCCCCATCCAGCCCAAGCTGCCCATCAGCATCCAGCCCAGACTGGTCCAGATCAGCCCCAAGCCTCCAGGCCAGAAAGCCATTCCTGGTCTCAATTTTGTCCCCGGGACCGCCTCTccaaatattttactctcccaAGCACCGAGCCAaaaggcggcggcggcggcaccCCAGGCGGCGCAGCAGCTCCCCAAACCCGTCAGCCTGCAGCTGGTCAACCAGGGCGGCTCCTTCGTGCTTCAGCCTCAAGGTCTCTTCCAAGGCCAAAACCAGTTCCTTCTTCCGGGTCAGTCCCCCGTGACCATCTCCCAGCCGGCCGGGGCGGCCCAACCCCTGCTGAACCCGAGTCAGCAGGGGACCTCCTTTCACAGCgtggcgccctctgctggccaGCTCGTGGACGGCCCCCAGATCCTGGCCGTACCCCAGAGACAGCTGAACTTCGGTCCCGTCTTCACCACGCCCACCGGGCAGCTGGCGCTCCGCCCGGCCACCGTGCTGTCAGGGGCCCTGCAGCTGCAGTCGGCCCCCACCGCCGTCTTCCAGATGCCGACGCAGCTGGCTGGAACCTACACCCCAGGAGGGGCGGGGCAGCGGGCCACCCTGCTCCACAGTCCTGCTCTGGGAAACCACATCACCCTGATCAACAGCTCGGGGGTGCTTCCCTCCGACCTCACCTCCATCTCCATCGTCAACGGCCCCTCCCTTTACCAGGGCTTACCTTTCGCAACCCAGGCCCCCGCCCCTCAGACCGGGGGGGCGGACGGACAACTGAGCCTGCAGCAGGCGTCTGTGGTTCTGCTGCCTGAAAGGTCCGGTCCAGAAGAGCGGAGCGGCCCAGACGAGACCTTCCACCAGCTGCAGCAG CCCTTTGGAGCCGTGGTCCAGCACGTGTCCGTCCAGAACCGCTCTGCAGGACTGCAGTCCTCCCCCCCTCCGGTCGTGACGGCCCTGCAGCCCCCTCCTGAGCCCGCTCTGGATGTGCCCAAACTCCTGATGCCTCCAGCAGAAGAATCGGCGCTGAATCAGAACCAGGCCTTCGGGCAGCACCTGCAAGAG CAAGCACTTGGTTCTCCCATCCAGCCGGACTTACTGGTCGGGACATTGGAGCCGCTGGCCTCCCCCGCCATCAGCAGCAAAAAGGCCACGCCTTTGAGCTGCCCGCCGTCTGCTCAGGCTGACGCTTCTCCGCTTCCCTCAGAGGGGGAAGACCTGCCGCTCTGCTCCCCCACGCAGGACCAGGactctggaaaaccagctgcAGAACCCCTTCCGCCgtcagccccgccccctgaaaGTTCTGCTCCTGGACCGCAGGACCCGAGTTCTCATCAGCATCCAGCATCCCAGTCCCTCATTCCTCAGAACCAGCAGCAAAGCGGGTCAGCCCAGATCCAGACGCGGCCGTCCTCTTCTCAACCGATGTCCTTGAGCcatagccccgcccccagcgTCTCGGTGCCTCAGCAGCAGCCGACTCCCACACCTGCTGTCCCCTCCAAAGGTGGAGACGAGTCTGCTGTCCCGCAGCACAACA AGCCCACAGCTGCCTTGGTCACAGAGAGTGAAGCCTTCACTCTTGATCCACCTTCTCCTGCGGCCCAGGAGGTCCCCGCCCAGGGGGGCCCTGAGGCCCCCAATCAGACCATCATCGAG CTGGAGGatcctgaggaggaggagaagctcACACCAGCAATGCGCAGACACCG gttccagcagcagctcatctCGGACCACAGAGCTGTGCAGAACGCCGTCACTCGTCCAGCGTTCGCCTCGCTGAAGGACGCGGTCCGACACCTGCTGCCGTATCACACATGTGCCGGTCACCTGCCCACCCAAGAGGACTTCATTTTAG TGGACGAAGAGTTCGACTCCATGTCCTACTTCCTGCTGAAGCGCACCAAAGACATGGTCAACAAATACAGGCAGCTGCTGGTGAAAGAGACGCAG CAGGAGAGTCCGTCCGCGGAGATGGTGATGCTGGAGCGCCTCTTCCTGCAGGCCGAGAGGTTCTCTTTGGCTGAGGACAGGCGGCGAGCTCGGCGAGATCCAG aaaccttCATGACAGCTTTGGCGGTGTCGTCCCCGCATGGCTGCGCCGGCCCCTCCCACCCACAATCCTCCGGGAGCCCCCTATCCCCCCCATCCTGGACGCGACTGTCCGAGCGGCCCCCGGGACTGAAGACGTACCGCTCCAGCTCCCGCGGCGCCCTCCGGCTGACCATCAAGCAGGAGTCCGGATCCCGGAAGGTGGTCCACAACTCGGCCTGTGACCCCCGCTTCAAGAGGGACCACGCGGGTCAGCTGACCAACGGGGGCGGAGCCCCCAACGGCGCTCTTCAGCTGCCTAACGGAGCTCTGAGCGGGGGCTCTGAAGGACAGAGAGGCCCCGCCTCCAAATCAAAATCTCCCAGTCCCCCATCGGAACCAGAAGACGTCTTTGATCCCAGAGACGCCCCCAAACTGAAACGCTACCGGTCAGAAACCCCGCCCCGACCGGAGCGGCGCTTCAGCCCCCTGCCCCCCCCTCTCCAAGAGGACAGCATGCTGAGCGAGCACTTACAGAGCGCCATCGACAGCATCCTGGAGCTGCAGCGCCTGCAGGGCCCGCCCGCCCCCAGGGCCGCCGCCGGCCCCTCGCTGGACCAGGCCGTCACCAGCATCCTGGGGGGGCACCTGTGA
- the si:ch211-168d23.3 gene encoding BRD4-interacting chromatin-remodeling complex-associated protein isoform X3: MEDEDGTCLLDVLCDPQALNDFLHGTNELQAEDLLINSASGEPSIFTDAPSPVSLLGDGGDSPGTPPAGCVDLSFLEEALLSSPEAAEDPRGAQVGPPAEEKNGEVEEEACDILQQSLQEAEITEQTMALEAGLAPPGDGLSLYPPTPLLSPPAVPFIPKPVTLPVTSALPRDTQTAVEPPQPSLLAVGPGCPSLKPAAPPQLMGLLPGNVFPAGAPEASFSLSPAQGSSMIIHKATGRPLITPAVRAPPAPGIVLQRAPLPIQPKLPISIQPRLVQISPKPPGQKAIPGLNFVPGTASPNILLSQAPSQKAAAAAPQAAQQLPKPVSLQLVNQGGSFVLQPQGLFQGQNQFLLPGQSPVTISQPAGAAQPLLNPSQQGTSFHSVAPSAGQLVDGPQILAVPQRQLNFGPVFTTPTGQLALRPATVLSGALQLQSAPTAVFQMPTQLAGTYTPGGAGQRATLLHSPALGNHITLINSSGVLPSDLTSISIVNGPSLYQGLPFATQAPAPQTGGADGQLSLQQASVVLLPERSGPEERSGPDETFHQLQQPFGAVVQHVSVQNRSAGLQSSPPPVVTALQPPPEPALDVPKLLMPPAEESALNQNQAFGQHLQEQALGSPIQPDLLVGTLEPLASPAISSKKATPLSCPPSAQADASPLPSEGEDLPLCSPTQDQDSGKPAAEPLPPSAPPPESSAPGPQDPSSHQHPASQSLIPQNQQQSGSAQIQTRPSSSQPMSLSHSPAPSVSVPQQQPTPTPAVPSKGGDESAVPQHNKPTAALVTESEAFTLDPPSPAAQEVPAQGGPEAPNQTIIELEDPEEEEKLTPAMRRHRFQQQLISDHRAVQNAVTRPAFASLKDAVRHLLPYHTCAGHLPTQEDFILVDEEFDSMSYFLLKRTKDMVNKYRQLLVKETQQESPSAEMVMLERLFLQAERFSLAEDRRRARRDPETFMTALAVSSPHGCAGPSHPQSSGSPLSPPSWTRLSERPPGLKTYRSSSRGALRLTIKQESGSRKVVHNSACDPRFKRDHAGQLTNGGGAPNGALQLPNGALSGGSEGQRGPASKSKSPSPPSEPEDVFDPRDAPKLKRYRSETPPRPERRFSPLPPPLQEDSMLSEHLQSAIDSILELQRLQGPPAPRAAAGPSLDQAVTSILGGHL, translated from the exons ATGGAGGATGAAGATGGGACTTGTCTACTTGATGTTTTGTG TGACCCCCAGGCTCTGAATGACTTCCTTCATGGGACCAATGAG CTGCAGGCCGAGGACCTGCTCATTAACTCCGCCTCCGGGGAGCCCTCCATCTTCACAGACGCCCCG AGCCCCGTTTCTCTCCTGGGAGATGGCGGGGATTCCCCCGGCACGCCTCCAGCCGGCTGTGTGGATCTGTCCTTCCTGGAGGAGGCTCTCCTGTCCTCTCCGGAGGCTGCAGAGGACCCCCGTGGAGCGCAGGTCGGGCCCCCCGCCGAGGAGAAGAAcggggaggtggaggaggaggcctGCGATATTCTGCAGCAGAGCCTGCAGGAGGCTGAAATCACAGAGCAGACCATGGCTCTGGAGGCCGGTCTGGCCCCCCCAGGGGACGGGCTGTCGCtgtacccccccacccctctccTCTCTCCCCCCGCTGTCCCATTCATTCCCAAACCCGTGACCCTGCCCGTCACCTCAGCGCTGCCCAGAGACACCCAAACGGCCGTGGAGCCCCCCCAGCCCTCCCTGCTGGCCGTCGGGCCCGGCTGTCCCTCTCTGAAGCCTGCCGCCCCCCCCCAGCTGATGGGGCTGCTGCCTGGAAACGTGTTCCCCGCCGGCGCCCCTGAGGCCTCCTTCTCCCTGAGTCCGGCTCAGGGTTCCAGCATGATCATCCACAAGGCCACCGGCCGCCCCCTCATCACGCCGGCGGTGAGAGCCCCCCCAGCGCCAGGCATCGTCCTGCAGCGGGCCCCCCTCCCCATCCAGCCCAAGCTGCCCATCAGCATCCAGCCCAGACTGGTCCAGATCAGCCCCAAGCCTCCAGGCCAGAAAGCCATTCCTGGTCTCAATTTTGTCCCCGGGACCGCCTCTccaaatattttactctcccaAGCACCGAGCCAaaaggcggcggcggcggcaccCCAGGCGGCGCAGCAGCTCCCCAAACCCGTCAGCCTGCAGCTGGTCAACCAGGGCGGCTCCTTCGTGCTTCAGCCTCAAGGTCTCTTCCAAGGCCAAAACCAGTTCCTTCTTCCGGGTCAGTCCCCCGTGACCATCTCCCAGCCGGCCGGGGCGGCCCAACCCCTGCTGAACCCGAGTCAGCAGGGGACCTCCTTTCACAGCgtggcgccctctgctggccaGCTCGTGGACGGCCCCCAGATCCTGGCCGTACCCCAGAGACAGCTGAACTTCGGTCCCGTCTTCACCACGCCCACCGGGCAGCTGGCGCTCCGCCCGGCCACCGTGCTGTCAGGGGCCCTGCAGCTGCAGTCGGCCCCCACCGCCGTCTTCCAGATGCCGACGCAGCTGGCTGGAACCTACACCCCAGGAGGGGCGGGGCAGCGGGCCACCCTGCTCCACAGTCCTGCTCTGGGAAACCACATCACCCTGATCAACAGCTCGGGGGTGCTTCCCTCCGACCTCACCTCCATCTCCATCGTCAACGGCCCCTCCCTTTACCAGGGCTTACCTTTCGCAACCCAGGCCCCCGCCCCTCAGACCGGGGGGGCGGACGGACAACTGAGCCTGCAGCAGGCGTCTGTGGTTCTGCTGCCTGAAAGGTCCGGTCCAGAAGAGCGGAGCGGCCCAGACGAGACCTTCCACCAGCTGCAGCAG CCCTTTGGAGCCGTGGTCCAGCACGTGTCCGTCCAGAACCGCTCTGCAGGACTGCAGTCCTCCCCCCCTCCGGTCGTGACGGCCCTGCAGCCCCCTCCTGAGCCCGCTCTGGATGTGCCCAAACTCCTGATGCCTCCAGCAGAAGAATCGGCGCTGAATCAGAACCAGGCCTTCGGGCAGCACCTGCAAGAG CAAGCACTTGGTTCTCCCATCCAGCCGGACTTACTGGTCGGGACATTGGAGCCGCTGGCCTCCCCCGCCATCAGCAGCAAAAAGGCCACGCCTTTGAGCTGCCCGCCGTCTGCTCAGGCTGACGCTTCTCCGCTTCCCTCAGAGGGGGAAGACCTGCCGCTCTGCTCCCCCACGCAGGACCAGGactctggaaaaccagctgcAGAACCCCTTCCGCCgtcagccccgccccctgaaaGTTCTGCTCCTGGACCGCAGGACCCGAGTTCTCATCAGCATCCAGCATCCCAGTCCCTCATTCCTCAGAACCAGCAGCAAAGCGGGTCAGCCCAGATCCAGACGCGGCCGTCCTCTTCTCAACCGATGTCCTTGAGCcatagccccgcccccagcgTCTCGGTGCCTCAGCAGCAGCCGACTCCCACACCTGCTGTCCCCTCCAAAGGTGGAGACGAGTCTGCTGTCCCGCAGCACAACA AGCCCACAGCTGCCTTGGTCACAGAGAGTGAAGCCTTCACTCTTGATCCACCTTCTCCTGCGGCCCAGGAGGTCCCCGCCCAGGGGGGCCCTGAGGCCCCCAATCAGACCATCATCGAG CTGGAGGatcctgaggaggaggagaagctcACACCAGCAATGCGCAGACACCG gttccagcagcagctcatctCGGACCACAGAGCTGTGCAGAACGCCGTCACTCGTCCAGCGTTCGCCTCGCTGAAGGACGCGGTCCGACACCTGCTGCCGTATCACACATGTGCCGGTCACCTGCCCACCCAAGAGGACTTCATTTTAG TGGACGAAGAGTTCGACTCCATGTCCTACTTCCTGCTGAAGCGCACCAAAGACATGGTCAACAAATACAGGCAGCTGCTGGTGAAAGAGACGCAG CAGGAGAGTCCGTCCGCGGAGATGGTGATGCTGGAGCGCCTCTTCCTGCAGGCCGAGAGGTTCTCTTTGGCTGAGGACAGGCGGCGAGCTCGGCGAGATCCAG aaaccttCATGACAGCTTTGGCGGTGTCGTCCCCGCATGGCTGCGCCGGCCCCTCCCACCCACAATCCTCCGGGAGCCCCCTATCCCCCCCATCCTGGACGCGACTGTCCGAGCGGCCCCCGGGACTGAAGACGTACCGCTCCAGCTCCCGCGGCGCCCTCCGGCTGACCATCAAGCAGGAGTCCGGATCCCGGAAGGTGGTCCACAACTCGGCCTGTGACCCCCGCTTCAAGAGGGACCACGCGGGTCAGCTGACCAACGGGGGCGGAGCCCCCAACGGCGCTCTTCAGCTGCCTAACGGAGCTCTGAGCGGGGGCTCTGAAGGACAGAGAGGCCCCGCCTCCAAATCAAAATCTCCCAGTCCCCCATCGGAACCAGAAGACGTCTTTGATCCCAGAGACGCCCCCAAACTGAAACGCTACCGGTCAGAAACCCCGCCCCGACCGGAGCGGCGCTTCAGCCCCCTGCCCCCCCCTCTCCAAGAGGACAGCATGCTGAGCGAGCACTTACAGAGCGCCATCGACAGCATCCTGGAGCTGCAGCGCCTGCAGGGCCCGCCCGCCCCCAGGGCCGCCGCCGGCCCCTCGCTGGACCAGGCCGTCACCAGCATCCTGGGGGGGCACCTGTGA